The Pyrus communis chromosome 14, drPyrComm1.1, whole genome shotgun sequence sequence TTTTGGAAATCAAACACTGACTTTGGAAAGACAGACTTCATAGTTCATGGACTACTCCAAGATCAACCGCTTTCGAGCCCAACAATTGCCTTGGTCACACCAAAAACACCTACTCCCTCCGTAGGAATACATGTTATGACTCAAGCGACCCCTAGCCCAGTGATGCCTTCTCACCGACCAAATCAACAACCCCAATTAGTTGCACCCACAAAGACTTCAAAAAGAGCATTGTTTCCTAATGAATCGGACAAATCTAACAGATAAAGTTTTCTCTTGCTTTAAAATCTCATGTGTAAATCTTCCAAACCATGCTTCTCTTAGGTATACTATAATTTTAGACTTATAGTGTTTACAATCTTCCAAACCATGCTTCTCTTAGGTATACTACAATTTTAGACTTATAGTGTTTACAATTTGATACCCCATTGACCATGGGATTCCATTTaactctcttttttttattggtttgttATGTTTTAACTTTGATTAGCCAAAACAATGTTCAACGATATTTCAGTCTTCTTTTGATGAAGTTCTCAATTcaagagcatatatatatttgaatttttactatTTAAATTGTGTTGAGCTTGCGTCTGACTTAGTGCTGGTGTTTGTGAGTTTCTAAATTTCTTCCAATAGCTTACTTTTAGTTGCTTTTGATTATATATTTCTCTTCAGAACAATTCTTCCACTTGCATTCTTACCAGCTATACTATTGCAAACCAAGCCAACATATTTGAGCTCTGTTTTTTCTTACTATAGGTTTCATAATGAACATCTACTTCTTCTTTGCTTTTTCAACACTTGATTCGATTGCacatgattttttgttgtttttgtacCTGTATCACTAATTTTAACACTGGAAGGCCGTGCTGCATTCACTGTATCAATAATTCTAACACAGCAGAAATCAAACTGATTTCCATGTTTCTTTACTTCTTGCCGCAAGGGAGAAATGAAATTTACATGAAGCTGGGTTTCCAAAGTTGTCTTCTTTCACTGGTcccattctcccttccctagatGTTCTCTAACCTTATAAATTTGTACCTTCATTGACAACAAAAAACCTCGCGGCGACCAAACAGACACAACCAATTCTGCTAGAATTGCTAAAGAATTCCACAATCTGGTTGTCCCCAAAATTGAACCAGCAGACAAAGTGCCGATAGCCACACTCAGAACAAAAtctcaaaccaaaaaaaccaaagataggtaaattacaatttgtttttcCAGCAGACACCTACATAACAAACATCATGGTAGCATTTGTTAAACTATAATTTATATTCTTTGTTATAGTGCGGAAGATGTCCACTCTCAGAAAAAGTTAACACCACAATCTCCGTGATCGACTGCAGCAGGGCTTTCTACATCTTTTTGCCTTTCAACATTTTAGCTTAAGGACTTGGCTGCTTCAACAACAACGAAacactctttttgttttttggtaacTACTGAAACAGATAACCAACCTACAAGACATATTTTGCCATCTTAAATGTAATGGCAAAATATGTGTGGACAACATGTTACTCCTGTTTCTTAAGGAAACAAACGTCTTGCATAGTTTTTACTTTGCGCGTTTGTGCTTCAAAACTATGATGCTAGAATAAGAACAAAAcagtttttatatgttttgtcAACTGCTCAAACATGTGCCTAACTTAAATGACATCTATTTTGCCACCTTTACTACAGGGCCGACATTTGTGTAAACTACATGTTACTTCTGTTTATTAAGGAACCAAAACGTTCAGTTTCGTTCTGTTAATTGATCAATGTCTTTTCACATCAGTTaagttgaatgtatataaaaacaaaactacaTATCTTATCAACCCCATTCACACATCTATccctctcttcattcttcattgTGTTAAATTTATTCAGATAAAACATATCTTCATCATACAGCTCAACATCATGTATTCAAGTCCCGCGGCATCGCGCGGGCACATTTTCTAGTTTATACCTAAAATTGTTGACAAATCAATCTGATctcaataaaaacaaacaaatctcTAAGTTGTATATTTACCTTCGTTGACCAATTCCAAGGTAAGTCTTAAAATTTACCTTCTATTTCCCCCCATTTTTTCCCAACCCTTGGGTCAATTTGGCGTAATGGGTCAACAGCTAAATTGTTGTCATCCGAAGGCCATGATTAATTGGACCGTGAATTCAAcggttcaaattttttattttgttttatatttataaatttatttacttattttttaatacaacaatatttttacactaaggggagggggagttcggctaagtcacacaatgggcaacctaatttggtaacGAATTtatcatccacgagattcgaacctaaaacctctcacttccaattaaatatatttataaatttatttaattcaacatttgatcaaatatgatcaaatttaacggtaaaaaaaaaattttaacggcccaaatttaaatccaatggctaaaagCTTTTGGATTATAATGCaggaagatcaatggacaaaaagCTTTTGGATTGGCCTACCGGATGCAAAATAGCACTAGGTGCGGCAAGAGGAATATCGTACCTTCATCACGATTGCATCCCTCACACATAATCCACAGAGATATCAAATCAAGCAACATCTTGTTAGATCAAAACACGGAGGCTCAAGTGTCCGGTTTCGGATTGGCCACCTTGATGGAACCGGATAAAACTCATGCTTCGACACTTGTAGCTGGAACTTTCGGATACTTAGCTCCTGGTACAGTTGAAGTGCCAACCATCAATTAACAGTAATATTGCCGGTAGCATACTGCTCAATTACCTTCTTGTGCAGAATATTTTGATACGGAAAGAGCAACAGCGAGAAAGGCGATGTTTACAGTTTTGAAGTGGTTTTACTCGAACTTCTAACCAGAAAGAAACCTACGGATGAAGCATTTATTGAGTAGGGAACAAAGCTTGTGAAATGGGTAAGTTATGAACTCAACAGTTCAAGAAACCATAGCAACCATTATTACTGAATCCTCCATATTCTTACTTGACTTGCCATAAAATTGCTCTCGTCATTGATTAGTGACCAAACCTAGCTGCAAATCAATCAGTTAATGATGTTCGCAGGTGAAGGCAGTTGTTCATGACAAAAGGGAGGACTATGTACTTGACAGTAACTTAGGCTGCTGTTCGGTCGATGACATTAACACTGTTTTTAGTATTGCATTAATTTGCGTCAAACCGGAGCCTTCAAAGAGGCCTACCATGGTTGAGGTTATCAAGATGCgagagaaaaccaaaaataacaAACTTGTAAAAGACAGTTAAATTTGTACACCAGTTTACACCTAAAATGTCTGTACCTAGAGCTTTGTTTCGTCATTTCTCTCGGATATGCAAAAATGGATGAGGAATTGAAACAGACATTCTCTGTTATGCTTATTTTTCTGTAAGCATTACTTGTGTTGTAGGTTGGACTTTAACCAGAGAGCAGTCAGCAAGATAGCTACCATAAGACGGTTgagaaatatattttctttgaaattaTACCACTTCCTGGTCCAACTCCAATCCAAGGTACACAAATAGATACATAAATGAAAGGCGTCAGCTCAAGTGGCCAACAGAGAAAACGAAAAAGCTTACTTGAGGATTGATCCCAGTCCATTCAAAACCGAAGCTTTCAAGGAGGGAGAAACTGGAGTATCTCCGAAGAATACATCAAACAGAGCAAAAGCCACGTTTTCTGATTCAATTTCAGTATCCACACCAGACGGAAGCCCATCAGATGAGATACAGACCTAAATATCACAATAAATCTCATTTGGTAAGATCGCATGCAAAGAAAAAATGTACATAGAAGCATAACATAACTATCTTGGTTTACGTTTGCAAACCAGCAAGCAACACAAACTAGTATCGGAATGCGTATCAGAGGAAATCCGGGAGAAAAAATTCAGGGAAACATAGAACTCCCAAAAGCCTGCACTAGTTGGCCCGCATAAGAAACCAGTAAATTCGTACTTACAAGCATTTTGGAAGGATCTGGCCAAGTCAAAAATATGAAAGTTCCTTTCTTAAGAGGTTGCCCTTGAAAGATGCTACGGAATGTGGATAGTGCAGATTCATCAACAGGAGTTGGTGATTTGATTCTTGGAGAGATGGCATCATTCAAGGCGTCCCAAAAAGTTTTCCCATCAACATCTCTAACCAGAACAATCTGTAATGATTTCTCCGAAGGAGCTGCAATTAGGAAAAGTAACGTTAGCAACCTTTTTATGTGCGAGTGTGTGTGGCAAGGAAGATGCACAATTTTTATGATTATTACATAGAAAAATGGAGCTGAACAAGGATGAATCCTCTTGAATCTCAGCAGTTGATCTTCCCTTCCAAGCATTCAAACTATTTAAGATGGACAGGTTCGCATATAGTCCTGCAGCATAGACTTTTACGCCAATAATTGCAAAGACCTTTTCCCTGTATCCTGCAACCATTGACAACATTGAAGTTATATGCTACATGCCTCGCCTCAATTTAATCAAAAGCTACTATAATCTCAGAATTTGTATCAAAAGCCAGCACATGGCtatcttaattttctttagAAAGAAGGTATATATGATATGAAGCAACTGACCAGTTCCAAGCAAGGTCAATGAACTCGAGCAACCCGGCAGACTCAAAGATGTTTGAAATCTCTCTTTGGTAGCAGGCTCCTCGATGTATTCTGCCCTTCCAACTGCGGTtttgtatatatagaaaaatacATCAGAATTTGTTATGAATGCAATCAAAGgagaatataatgaatgattgAAATGGAACAGAATAGTAAATCTTGAATACAAAAACTTAATGAAGTATCTTCTTGTGATTGCGAATACCACTGATTACAGAATTTTGATTGAACCAGCTAGATGTATTTCTATTACAAGGAGTTTCATGGTAAAAGAAAACGCATAGGCATCCaaatttaacaaagaaaatgcaTAGGCATCCAAATgtaacaaaatatatattcttTACTTTCGTTTGTTGTCTCAGTCTTCAACGAAAAAAcagaacaacaacaaagccttatcccactaagtagGGTTAGAtttatgaatcctagaatgccaCTGCGCTCAGTTTTACGCTAAGTTttccgttagctccaagtactccatatcttttcctaaagtctctttccaagtGGAGTTAGGTGTGTCTATAAGGTTAAATCTTGATCAGATTGTCTCCATTTTTCAAAGTTCTGAAACCAGTATCAAATTCTACAACTTCACCAGGcatttttgtttcgtttgaaGCAATATAATATCAAAATCGACTAAAGTCACCGACTTTCCGAAATCTACTCACTCTCTGACCAGAAATCTGATTGCTTTCCTGTCCTCCACCTCAATTTAACAACAATAAACCTATCAAAAAATATGACCACATTTACAAGATTTTTACCAGAACTTTCTGCAGTCACACTATTTATCCCTTGGACATTTTCAGatgcatttctttcttttctacaTAACTGTTTGGATTTAAACAGAAAGAAAGTAAATTCTCTGCACATAATTACCATGGCAACTgaaatttcaaatgaaaataatataCCAAAACCTTTTTAATTTCACACAGAACAAATTGAAGTTAAAATTATGCGGATAACTGAAAAAAGAAGTGAGGAAACTGAGTGGGAATACTTCACCTGAAGTTGAGGAAGCATTCACTGCAAAAGGGGTCCGGGATTTAATGTTCTCCTGAGGGGAGAAGTGAATGGGGGTTTGGCAAATGAGAACATTTGGGTTTGAAATTCCAGTAAGGAATCCAATTCTGGGTTTGGGAATGCAGTTCCTGGTGGGAATGGGAGATTGGAGCCATTTGGGACTGCAAATTGCTTGAGCTTCAAACATGCTTTCAGCTTTTGGATTCTGGAAATCCCGTTTTCAGTTTTCCAATCAAACTGTTTGATAAGTGAAAAAGATGGGAGTTTTACTGCGTTTGTTTTTACTGCAGTAAATAAAGGAGAACTATTCCCAAGTCCTGCTCTCGGGGCACCGATCACTTGATGAATCTTCGGCAACGGTTGTCTTTggaacaaaaatattattcttacTACATTTTTCATGTCACAGTTTTATCATctttctaataaaaataaaattcacatGTGTTGATATATCctatttttattgaaaatattatacaaatatgatatgaaaaatATGACAAGCATATCATTACTAATGTGAACTATGAAGCCAGCAGTCGGTCGGTCACTCCAATAACTTGAGGTGGAAGCCGAGGTGGTCAATGAATCATGGGCAAAATACCCATGGTTACCCATCTAAAAGTTTacggttacggttatgggtaaccgtttagacgAACAAACGGTTATGTGTATAACCATttatccgtgaaatttaaatggacggttatgggtattacctgCGGTTACAACGGGTATCTatcggttatgggtattacccgcgGTTATAACTTGtatccatttacccatttaattta is a genomic window containing:
- the LOC137716461 gene encoding fatty-acid-binding protein 3, chloroplastic-like, whose product is MFEAQAICSPKWLQSPIPTRNCIPKPRIGFLTGISNPNVLICQTPIHFSPQENIKSRTPFAVNASSTSVGRAEYIEEPATKERFQTSLSLPGCSSSLTLLGTGYREKVFAIIGVKVYAAGLYANLSILNSLNAWKGRSTAEIQEDSSLFSSIFLSPSEKSLQIVLVRDVDGKTFWDALNDAISPRIKSPTPVDESALSTFRSIFQGQPLKKGTFIFLTWPDPSKMLVCISSDGLPSGVDTEIESENVAFALFDVFFGDTPVSPSLKASVLNGLGSILK